The region ACCTCCCACGCGGCGGCAAAATGGACTGGAGCGCCCTCCGTGCGAAAATCGCCAAGCAAGGCATGCGCAACAGCAACGTCCTCGCCATCGCCCCCACCGCCACCATCAGCAACATCATGGGCTCCAGCCCCTGCATCGAGCCATTGATGAGCAACATGCTCGTGAAGTCCAACCTCTCCGGCGACTTCATGGTCCTCAATCCCTACCTCATCCGCGACCTCAAAAAACGCGGCCTCTGGAACGAAGAAATCCAGAACAAGCTCAAATACATGGACGGCGAAATCGAAGGCATCGACGAAATCCCCGTCGATCTGAAGCGCCGCTACGCCACCGCCTTCAGCATCGACTGGAGCTGGCTCGTGGACGCCGCCGCCCGCCGTCAGAAATGGATCGACCAGAGCCAGAGCGTGAACCTCTTCTTTGGTGGTGGCGAGCTCAGCACCCTCAGCCACATGTACCGTGGAGCGTGGAAAAAAGGCCTCAAAACCACCTACTACCTCCGCACCCGCAGCGCCTCCAACATCGAAAAAAGCACCGCCGAAGTCGAAAAAGAAATGCGCGGCCTCATCGGCCAAGCCAACGCCAATAAACGCGAATACACATCCGAAGAAGCCATGGCCTGCTCCATCGAAGCCATGCGAAATGGCGGAACGTGCGAGGCTTGTCAGTAATGCCTTTCTTCATTTCACTCTGACTTTTGTCTGACGGGGCCGACCCGTCAGACAAACGATGTCACGGCTGCAAGCCTTGCCACTTGAGCATGGCCATTCGCAGCAAAACGGCGCGGCCTCTCTCGTTTTGGTCAACCACGGCGGCAGCGTCTCAACCGGCTGCCATTCTGCCAAAAGGCTCATTCCCCGCACGGTGGAACAGAGCCCCCGCACGGTGGAACGGAGCCCCCGCGTGGCGGAACGAAGCTCCCGAGCGGTGGAACGGAGCTCCCGAGCGGTGGAACGGAGCCCCCGAACGACGGAACGGAGCCCCCGAACGACGGAACGGAGCCCCCGCACGGCGGAACGAAGCCCCCGCATGGCGGAACGAAGCCCCCGAACGACGGAACGGAGCCCCCGCACGGCGGAACGAAGCCCCCGAGCGGCGGAGTGGGGACCCCAAATGGCGGGAAAAGGGCCTTTTTCGTGCAAAAACGGCCTTTTTGGCCAAAAACCGCGCCCAGGCGGCCTTTTCGCCATGCTCTTTTGAACGCGTCAGCGCCACTTTTGGGGCCATACGAACAAGATTGAAGGGGTGGGAGGAATGGGCTTTTCTCGGCGGGATTGGACACGTTACCCACATCACCCCGCATCGCAGTCGTCGGCTCTGGAGCCGTGGGGGGGTATTATGGGGCTCGATTGGCACAGCATGGGCATGAGGTGCATTTTTTGCTGCGCTCGGATTATGCGGCGGTGCAGCGCGATGGACTGCGGGTGCAGAGCCATGAGGGGGATTTCATCTTGCCGCAGGTGCATTGTCACCGGGAGACGAGCGAGATCGGCCCCTGTGATCTGGTGATCGTGGCGCTGAAGGCCACGGCCAATGATCTGCTGCTCGATCTGCTGCCACCGCTGCTCCGTGAGGACACGCTGATCCTGACGCTCCAAAATGGCCTGGGCAGTGATGACTTCCTCGCACAGCACTTTGGTAGTGAGCGTGTGCTGGGTGGGCTGTGCTTCGTGTGCATCAATCGCACGGCTCCAGGGGTGATCGTGCATCTGGCGCAGGGGCATATCGCCCTGGGGGAGCATGCAGAGGCCCCGCTGGAGCGTACGCGGGCGCTGGCCGCGCTGCTGAAAGGCGCTGGCATCTCCTGTAGCGTGGAGCAGCAGCTACGAACGGCGCGGTGGAAGAAGCTGGTCTGGAACATCCCTTTCAATGGCCTGTCCATCGCCGCAGGCGGTGTCGATACAGCCGCTATCCTGGCGGATACCGCGCTGGAGCAGCGTGTGCGTGAGCTGATGGCCGAGATCATCGAAACAGCGACGCAGCTCGGCCACGCGATGCCTGCGGGCCTGATCGAAAACATGATCGAGCGCACTCGGACCATGGCTGGCTATAAGCCGAGTAGCCTGATCGACTTCCAAGCCGGTCGCGAGGTGGAGATCGACGCGATCTGGGCGGAGCCCATCCGGCGAGCCGAGCAAGCAGGGCTGCGCATGCCGCGTGTGGCAGCGCTACTGGCCGAGATCCGTCAAAAAGTGGCCGCAGCAGCTGCGTGAGTGGCGCTGAGCGCCGTCATTCCATCCATGCTGGCGCGGGGCTCAGGCTCGTCGCACCAGCACCACGGCGCTGGGCGATGAATTTTTCTGGCGACACGCGATTGAGCGGTGTGTCGGCGTAGCCTTCGGCGGGATTGATGTAGGGGCCGGTGCGGACCTCAAAGTGCAGATGGGCCAGATAGGCACCCTCCGCCGTGCCCACGTGGCCAATGGGCTCGCCACGGCGCACGAGCTGGCCAGGTTTCACGCTCATGTCCTGCAAATGCGCATACATCGTCTGCACCACGGGGCCTAGCTCATCCCCCGCAGGCAAGCGATGCGCCACGATGATCATTTTCCCCCAACCCGAGCCCGGCATGCCGGTGTACACCACGCGGCCATCACCAGCGGCATAGACGGCGTCACCGAGGTCGGAATTCTCACCGCCGATGCCATTGAGATCATCCCCCAAATGCCGCGAGATGCGGAAGGCCCGCGCATTGTAAGTCAGCGCTCCGTGCTGGGAGCCCATGGGCATGTCAAAGCGCACGGCCAGCGGTAGCGTCACCACCTCCTGCGGCGTCAGCCGGTAAAAGGCCGGGTCTGCTGGAGCCTCCACCATCTGCATGATGCTGCTGGTGACACCATGCGAGCGCCACCACCAGAACACGGCGGCAGCGCCCACCAGCAGCAGGCTAAAAAGAATGGCGAGAACGCGGATGAAGGCCATGCTGCTAGCATGGCACGTTTCCATCCTCCAGGTCAATGCCCCGCGTGTGGCGAATGGGTCCCCAAAGGCCGCGCTGCATGCGATGATTGCGGCGCATGTGAGAAATCCGGCTGGCGTGACCCCGACGATGCACGCTCTCGCGATGGGCTGGATCTCCCCGATGAAGATGACTTCGATTACGAGGACTTCGTGGCCCGCGAGTTCGGCCAGGGCAGCAGACGTTCCGCGTCCATCAGTGGCAATCGCCACAGCCTATGGTTCTGGGCGGGGCTGATCCTCTTCCTCATCTTTCTCCTGGGCTTTTTGATGCCGCTTTTCACCGGCAAGTGAGCGCACAGAAGATGAAAAGCCCACCGATCAAGCCTTGTATTGATCCACTGCAATCTCCAACGCCTCCGCCCTTGTCCCCACATCCCTTCCATCGCCGCACTTTGCTCCAACGCTTCGGACTCGGTCTGGGCGGGATCGCCTTGAATGAAATGCTCGCTCAGGAGAGCCTCGGAGCCGCCGCAGCGGCAGTCGATCGTGGGGTGCTGGGTAGCACGCATCATTTCGCGAGGGCGAAGCGCATCATCTACCTCTTCATGTCCGGCGGGCCTTCGCATCTGGACCTCTTCGATCACAAGCCGCTGCTCAATCAGCGCCACGGCGAGCAGCTCCCCGATAGCGTGCGCGGTGGGCAGCGCCTCACGGGCATGTCGGGCAATCAATCGTCGATCCCGATGGTGGGCTCGCCTTTCAAATTCACCCAGCACGGGCAGGCAGGCGCTACCTTCAGCGAGCTGCTCCCACACACCGCAAGCATCGCGGATGAGATGTGCGTCGTGCGGTCGATGTACACGGAAAGCATCAATCACGGCCCTGGAGTGACTTTTTTCCAAACAGGCTCCCAGATCGCCGGCAGGCCCAGCATGGGCGCGTGGCTCAGCTACGGCCTAGGGGCAGAAAATGCCAATTTGCCGTCTTTTGTCGTCCTGATCACCAAAGGCAAAGGTGGGCAGCCATTGGGCGCTCATCTGTGGGGAAGCGGCTTTTTGCCCACGAAGCATCAAGGCGTGCTTTTTCGTGCTGCGAAGGACCCCGTGCTCTATCTGGGCAATCCAGACGGCGTGGACGAAAAAAGCCGCCGCATGATGCTGGATCGGCTCAAAGAGCTGCATCAGCACCAGCTCGCAGGCACGCCTGATGCCGAGATCGCAAACCGCATCGACCATTATGAAATGGCCTACCGCATGCAGAGCAGCATCCCAGAGGCCACCGGCATCCAGGATGAGCCGCAGCACATCCTCGACAGCTATGGCCCAGATGTGAAGACGCCGGGCACCTTCGCGGCGAACTGCCTGCAAGCACGGCGGCTCGCAGAGCGCGGTGTGCGCTTCATCCAGCTCTATCATCAGGACTGGGATCATCACGGTGGGCTGCCAGGAGCACTACCCCGGCTCTGCAAAGAGACCGATCAGCCCGCCGCTGCGCTGGTGAAGGATCTGAAGCAGCGCGGCCTGCTGGATGACACGCTCGTCGTCTGGGGTGGTGAATTCGGCCGCACGAATTACTGCCAGGGAAAAATCAGTGCCAACTTCGGGCGTGATCATCATCCGCGCTGTTTCAGTGCCTGGATGGCCGGTGGCGGCATCAAGGCCGGCAGCGTGTATGGCGAGACAGACGACTTCGGCTACAACGTGGCCCGCGATGGCCTGCACATCCACGATTTCCACGCCACGCTGATGCACCTGCTCGGCATCGACCACGAGCGGCTCACCTACAAGTTCCAAGGCCGCCGCTATCGCCTCACCGATGTGCACGGGCATCTCGTGAAAGGAGTATTGGCTTAAAATGCAGCCGGATGTCCCTTTAGAGTTGAAAACTCAGTGTGATTTGAGTCGTCGGCTTGCGCTGGGTTTTGTGGGTACATTCGTTGCCCCATTTGGTCCGTTTGCGGTATTCGTTGGCTGGCGAGCCATGAATCAAATCGAGAAATCAGGTTGTCGTTTGGTTGGTATTCGAATGGCCTATTGGTGTTTTTGGGTCGGCCTTTTGCAAACGCTGACACTCTTGCCGATGATCTGGCTGCTATTTCGATGGTTCTACGATGCTGACCATCCCCAACCAAGTAATTCGGAAGCGCTCTGAAAATAATGACCTCGCTGAATCAGTGTGAGCCATTATTCACGATGACTTTTAGCTTATGACCCGCCGCCACTTTGCCCATGCAGCGCTCGCAGCACTCCCGGCGTGCTCTTCACGGCCTGCGGAGATGCCGGAGTCGCTGGTGGACCTAGCAGCGGGGTTGCGTGCGGGTCACTTCAGCGCGGTGCAGGTGACAGAGCGGTATCTGGAGCGCATCCGGCAGTTGGATGGCGCGATCCATGCCGTGATCGAGCTCAATCCAGATGCACTCGATATCGCCCGGAAGCTGGATGCCACCCAGACACGCGGTGCACTGCATGGCGTGCCCATCTTGATCAAAGACA is a window of Verrucomicrobiaceae bacterium DNA encoding:
- a CDS encoding putative 2-dehydropantoate 2-reductase encodes the protein MDTLPTSPRIAVVGSGAVGGYYGARLAQHGHEVHFLLRSDYAAVQRDGLRVQSHEGDFILPQVHCHRETSEIGPCDLVIVALKATANDLLLDLLPPLLREDTLILTLQNGLGSDDFLAQHFGSERVLGGLCFVCINRTAPGVIVHLAQGHIALGEHAEAPLERTRALAALLKGAGISCSVEQQLRTARWKKLVWNIPFNGLSIAAGGVDTAAILADTALEQRVRELMAEIIETATQLGHAMPAGLIENMIERTRTMAGYKPSSLIDFQAGREVEIDAIWAEPIRRAEQAGLRMPRVAALLAEIRQKVAAAAA
- a CDS encoding M23 family metallopeptidase: MAFIRVLAILFSLLLVGAAAVFWWWRSHGVTSSIMQMVEAPADPAFYRLTPQEVVTLPLAVRFDMPMGSQHGALTYNARAFRISRHLGDDLNGIGGENSDLGDAVYAAGDGRVVYTGMPGSGWGKMIIVAHRLPAGDELGPVVQTMYAHLQDMSVKPGQLVRRGEPIGHVGTAEGAYLAHLHFEVRTGPYINPAEGYADTPLNRVSPEKFIAQRRGAGATSLSPAPAWME
- a CDS encoding DUF1501 domain-containing protein, whose translation is MKSPPIKPCIDPLQSPTPPPLSPHPFHRRTLLQRFGLGLGGIALNEMLAQESLGAAAAAVDRGVLGSTHHFARAKRIIYLFMSGGPSHLDLFDHKPLLNQRHGEQLPDSVRGGQRLTGMSGNQSSIPMVGSPFKFTQHGQAGATFSELLPHTASIADEMCVVRSMYTESINHGPGVTFFQTGSQIAGRPSMGAWLSYGLGAENANLPSFVVLITKGKGGQPLGAHLWGSGFLPTKHQGVLFRAAKDPVLYLGNPDGVDEKSRRMMLDRLKELHQHQLAGTPDAEIANRIDHYEMAYRMQSSIPEATGIQDEPQHILDSYGPDVKTPGTFAANCLQARRLAERGVRFIQLYHQDWDHHGGLPGALPRLCKETDQPAAALVKDLKQRGLLDDTLVVWGGEFGRTNYCQGKISANFGRDHHPRCFSAWMAGGGIKAGSVYGETDDFGYNVARDGLHIHDFHATLMHLLGIDHERLTYKFQGRRYRLTDVHGHLVKGVLA